A window of the Zeugodacus cucurbitae isolate PBARC_wt_2022May chromosome 4, idZeuCucr1.2, whole genome shotgun sequence genome harbors these coding sequences:
- the LOC105212920 gene encoding peptidoglycan-recognition protein LA isoform X2 has translation MKLLLKVNSERARQRYGGSSPAAPTAAANTRRINQNKTNVNTSVFQKLSTSSKLLLLLIVVVIIVAVVIIYIEIQQGKKQPPGPIVFGNTYEHGTFPNLGNGHLVIDRDQWGASELSKTLTIPLKHPIPYAIITHIGVQSKPCETVYKCSIKMRTIQDSAIAEKNLPDIQANFYVGDDGNIYVGRGWDYANTYANDTLAVTFMGDYGRYEPSAKQLDAAKYLLSYAVANKYLDVGYRLVAQNQTKASKSPGANVYRYIKKWPHFYPCGIGDNKRCGDELHMPDVWDGKM, from the exons atgaaactgTTGTTGAAAGTGAATTCAGAAAGAGCTCGCCAACGCTACGGCGGCTCCTCCCCTGCAGCGCCCACCGCGGCCGCCAACACGAGAC GCATCAACCAAAATAAGACAAATGTTAACACCTCAGTCTTCCAAAAGCTTTCCACATCCTCTAAACTACTGTTGTTGCTCATTGTTGTGGTTATAATTGTGGCTGTAGTGATTATTTACATTGAAATACAGCAAGGAAAGAAACAGCCACCAGGGCCCATAGTGTTTGGCAATACCTATGAGCATGGCACAT TTCCGAATTTAGGAAACGGACATCTGGTGATAGATCGCGATCAATGGGGCGCCTCGGAGTTGTCGAAAACCCTTACAATACCACTAAAACATCCGATACCATATGCCATCATCACGCACATTGGCGTCCAGTCGAAGCCTTGCGAAACCGTTTACAAATGCTCAATTAAAATGCGTACGATACAAGATTCGGCGATTGCGGAAAAAAACCTACCCGACATACAGGCGAACTTTTAT gtTGGCGACGACGGCAATATTTATGTGGGACGTGGCTGGGACTACGCAAACACTTATGCGAATGACACCTTGGCTGTTACCTTTATGGGCGATTACGGACGATACGAGCCGAGTGCAAAACAATTAGACGCGGCCAAATATCTTCTATCGTATGCTGTTGCCAATAAATACCTTGACGTAGGCTACAGGTTGGTGGCGCAAAATCAG ACGAAGGCCTCAAAGAGTCCTGGTGCCAATGTTTACCGTTACATTAAAAAATGGCCACACTTTTATCCATGTGGTATTGGAGACAATAAGAGGTGCGGCGATGAACTGCACATGCCGGATGTTTGGGATGGAAAAATGTAA